Proteins encoded in a region of the Veillonella parvula genome:
- the narH gene encoding nitrate reductase subunit beta, translating to MKIKAQVSMVLNLDKCLGCHTCSITCKNTWTNREGAEYMYFNNVETRPGVGYPRNWENQEKWKGGWTLDKSGNLALSTGSKGSRLMKLFYHPEQPEITDYFEPWTYDYETLIHTGRKNNQPVARPRSLLTKQKMEVTWGPNWDDDLAGGHHAREDVNLAKMGDDIVFDYEEVFMRYLPRLCNHCLNPACVAACPSGAIYKRDEDGVVLVSQDVCRGWRHCVPSCPYKKIFYNWETNKAEKCVFCYPRLENGLPQICAETCVGRMRYVGVVLYDMDKVQEMAATKDEQEIYQNTVDLILDPNDPEVIKAAREAGISEAFLKAAKKSPVYKLVKEWGVALPLHPEYRTLPMVWYVPPLSPILQRVTSDVYLPDAHEMRVPVQYLANMFTAGNTDILARVLQRILDMREYMRRRETGDEAIAHEVDLTEEQMYAMYKLLALSKYNDRFVIPSDVNVSREGRLEMQHNRGFACPTGGCHNG from the coding sequence TTGAAGATTAAAGCTCAAGTATCCATGGTCCTAAATTTGGACAAGTGTTTAGGCTGTCATACATGCTCTATTACTTGTAAAAATACATGGACGAACCGCGAAGGCGCGGAATATATGTACTTTAATAACGTGGAAACCCGCCCTGGCGTGGGTTACCCACGTAATTGGGAAAACCAAGAGAAATGGAAGGGTGGCTGGACTCTCGATAAAAGCGGTAATTTGGCGCTTTCCACAGGCTCTAAAGGCTCTCGATTGATGAAGTTGTTCTATCATCCAGAACAACCAGAAATTACGGATTACTTTGAACCTTGGACATACGATTATGAAACATTGATTCATACCGGTCGTAAAAATAATCAACCTGTAGCACGTCCTCGTTCTTTGTTAACAAAGCAAAAAATGGAAGTAACATGGGGCCCTAACTGGGATGATGATTTGGCTGGTGGTCATCATGCACGGGAAGATGTGAACTTGGCTAAGATGGGTGATGATATCGTATTTGACTACGAAGAAGTATTCATGCGTTATTTACCACGTCTTTGTAACCATTGTTTGAATCCTGCATGTGTAGCAGCATGTCCATCCGGTGCTATCTATAAGCGTGATGAAGATGGTGTTGTACTTGTTTCTCAAGATGTATGCCGTGGTTGGAGACATTGCGTTCCATCTTGCCCATACAAAAAAATCTTCTATAACTGGGAAACAAATAAAGCTGAAAAATGTGTATTCTGTTACCCTCGTTTGGAAAATGGCTTGCCTCAAATTTGCGCTGAAACATGTGTAGGTCGTATGCGCTATGTTGGTGTAGTTTTATACGATATGGACAAAGTTCAAGAAATGGCAGCTACGAAGGATGAACAAGAAATTTACCAAAATACAGTAGATTTGATCTTGGATCCTAATGACCCAGAGGTTATTAAAGCCGCTCGTGAAGCAGGTATCTCTGAAGCCTTCTTGAAAGCAGCTAAAAAATCTCCTGTTTACAAGCTTGTAAAAGAATGGGGCGTTGCATTGCCATTGCATCCAGAGTATCGCACATTACCTATGGTTTGGTATGTGCCACCGCTCAGCCCAATCTTACAACGTGTTACATCTGATGTATACTTGCCAGATGCACATGAAATGCGCGTGCCTGTACAATACTTAGCTAATATGTTTACTGCTGGTAATACAGATATTTTAGCTCGTGTATTACAACGCATTCTCGATATGCGTGAATACATGCGCCGCCGTGAAACAGGTGACGAAGCAATCGCTCATGAAGTAGATCTTACAGAAGAGCAAATGTATGCTATGTACAAATTGTTAGCATTGTCTAAATATAATGATCGTTTTGTTATCCCATCCGATGTTAATGTATCTCGCGAAGGTCGCTTAGAAATGCAACATAATCGCGGTTTTGCATGCCCGACAGGGGGTTGCCATAATGGATGA
- the narI gene encoding respiratory nitrate reductase subunit gamma translates to MNLFLWGALPYIAFTFLIVGTLVRFFYFERNWTTKSSEFLEKKQLRIANPLFHFGLLCVIGGHVVGVLVPKAWTAALGINDHMYHEGALYMGAVAGIIFIVGFLLLMKRRFTVPAMKVNTSGLDKWLYLFLTLAIFSGMAGTLLNASGFFDYRVSIGPWFRSLLSFMPDPSLMEGVPFMFKFHMLAWMVVAIIFPFSRLVHCLSVPLNYLTRPFIVYRKRDEK, encoded by the coding sequence ATGAATCTATTTTTATGGGGCGCTTTGCCATATATTGCGTTTACCTTCTTAATCGTAGGCACACTTGTTCGTTTCTTCTACTTTGAAAGAAACTGGACTACAAAATCAAGTGAATTTTTAGAGAAAAAACAATTACGTATTGCCAATCCATTGTTCCACTTTGGTTTGCTATGCGTTATCGGCGGTCACGTAGTAGGTGTATTAGTGCCTAAAGCTTGGACTGCAGCTTTGGGTATCAATGACCATATGTACCATGAAGGTGCATTATATATGGGTGCTGTAGCGGGTATCATCTTCATCGTTGGTTTCTTGCTCTTGATGAAACGTCGCTTTACTGTACCTGCTATGAAAGTAAATACATCTGGCCTTGATAAATGGTTATATTTATTCTTAACATTAGCTATCTTTAGTGGTATGGCTGGTACATTGCTTAATGCATCTGGCTTTTTTGACTACCGTGTATCCATCGGCCCATGGTTCCGTAGCTTACTATCCTTTATGCCTGATCCATCCTTGATGGAAGGCGTGCCATTCATGTTTAAATTCCACATGTTGGCATGGATGGTGGTTGCTATTATCTTCCCATTCAGCCGTTTGGTACACTGCTTGAGTGTTCCACTCAACTACTTAACACGTCCGTTCATCGTATATCGTAAACGAGACGAAAAATAA
- a CDS encoding MFS transporter, whose product MDSSWKRIIYLICTIQVGGGITIIGVLSFLPLFLAELGIHDPGEAAMWAGLVSGVTPCMVALSAPYWSRKANQLGPRKVMMFILFTLMVTVGACAFTQTPWQLLMLRILQGVVGGYVPIGLAIIILVTPENKVPWAMGLYQASMVMGLVFGPLMGGLVADLLGYRAPFVMFSALTGLCMLGIYLFMPNLQFEHKVDARESQLSLIKSFLVIPRVRLLVGLLFLCNFGITGIGPILPLYIKHYMHMNDEFVATIVGIIIFGAGLFSALASISIGKITERLTMPRIVFTATWAVGTLFILQYIMPSIWGLGIFRAIAGFFMGFITPIANTLISKAVPIERRGIVFGAVSSVAMMGNVLGPVISGMIARAFGYGAVFWSTAAIFFIAALFIYRSLIIPSESKSL is encoded by the coding sequence ATGGATTCTTCTTGGAAACGAATTATATACCTAATCTGTACTATACAGGTTGGTGGGGGTATAACAATTATTGGTGTATTATCCTTTCTTCCGTTATTTTTAGCTGAGCTAGGTATTCATGATCCAGGAGAAGCCGCCATGTGGGCAGGCCTTGTATCAGGTGTAACGCCTTGTATGGTGGCACTGAGTGCACCCTATTGGTCGCGTAAGGCTAATCAGCTTGGTCCGCGTAAGGTAATGATGTTCATCTTGTTTACCCTGATGGTGACTGTTGGTGCCTGTGCTTTTACACAAACACCATGGCAGTTATTAATGTTACGTATATTGCAAGGTGTGGTAGGGGGCTATGTTCCAATAGGATTGGCTATTATTATTCTCGTAACCCCTGAAAATAAGGTACCTTGGGCAATGGGCTTATATCAAGCCTCCATGGTTATGGGCCTCGTTTTTGGACCACTCATGGGTGGTTTGGTGGCGGACTTATTAGGTTATCGTGCACCATTTGTTATGTTCTCAGCCTTAACAGGGCTTTGTATGTTGGGAATTTATCTATTCATGCCTAATCTACAGTTTGAGCATAAGGTAGATGCTAGAGAGTCGCAGCTGTCTCTAATTAAATCCTTTTTAGTCATACCTCGAGTTCGCCTCTTGGTAGGGCTATTGTTCTTATGTAATTTTGGTATTACTGGTATTGGTCCCATTTTACCACTATACATTAAGCACTATATGCATATGAATGATGAGTTTGTAGCCACTATTGTTGGTATAATCATCTTTGGCGCCGGTTTGTTTAGTGCTTTAGCTTCAATCTCCATTGGTAAGATAACAGAACGTTTAACCATGCCTCGTATTGTTTTTACTGCTACATGGGCTGTAGGGACTTTGTTTATACTTCAATATATAATGCCTAGTATATGGGGCCTTGGAATATTCCGTGCCATTGCAGGATTCTTCATGGGTTTTATTACACCGATTGCGAATACGCTCATATCTAAGGCTGTTCCTATTGAGCGACGAGGTATCGTGTTTGGTGCGGTGTCTAGTGTGGCCATGATGGGAAATGTATTGGGCCCTGTTATTAGTGGCATGATTGCTCGTGCCTTTGGGTACGGGGCGGTCTTTTGGTCTACAGCAGCTATATTCTTTATAGCGGCGCTATTTATTTATCGCAGTTTAATTATTCCCAGTGAAAGTAAATCATTATAG
- a CDS encoding putative porin — MIKRKMTSAFAVAAMMGVATAFAVNPFSDVPSDSWAYQAVDQLATAGIINGYPDGTFKGQNNITRYEMAQMIAKGMANQDRANAEQQAMLNRLADEFSNELNTLGVRVAKLEDQVGNVKVTGDARINYIGKEGIDGYDYEDKITARVRLGLDAKVNKNTSVKARITTGSIELGDSSKEAQANWDLAYVEHKFDKNVVVDAGRYTQKFGGGLIYSSNFDGVGATAKLGKKVTLNGAYGYMTAGRFAKTSKADNGDVGLINANVAVNDHFGFGGMFAHVGTTNVRMGNGKKNNEFDNVYGFNAKYNIGKFGIDGEWVKASGLSDSDIWNVGVKWGDYKINKKNSWAIRLDYFDQAKNAPVFKTQKYESNDLLKKTRYEGYKAWQLGASYAPEKNIGINAYYGFNAKTQEGNRVNDYYRADLNFKF, encoded by the coding sequence ATGATTAAACGTAAAATGACTAGTGCTTTTGCAGTAGCAGCCATGATGGGTGTGGCTACAGCTTTTGCTGTTAACCCATTTTCCGATGTTCCGTCCGATAGCTGGGCTTATCAAGCTGTAGATCAATTAGCTACAGCGGGTATTATCAATGGTTATCCAGATGGTACTTTCAAAGGCCAAAATAACATTACTCGTTACGAAATGGCTCAAATGATTGCGAAAGGCATGGCTAATCAAGACCGTGCTAATGCAGAACAACAAGCTATGTTGAATCGCTTAGCTGATGAGTTTTCCAATGAATTGAATACACTCGGTGTGCGGGTAGCTAAATTGGAAGATCAAGTAGGCAATGTCAAAGTTACTGGTGATGCTCGTATCAACTATATCGGTAAAGAGGGTATCGATGGTTATGATTACGAAGATAAAATCACAGCTCGTGTACGTTTAGGTCTTGATGCAAAGGTTAATAAAAATACATCTGTTAAAGCACGTATTACAACAGGCTCTATTGAACTAGGTGATAGCTCTAAAGAGGCACAAGCTAATTGGGATTTAGCATATGTAGAGCACAAATTCGATAAAAATGTTGTGGTCGATGCGGGTCGCTATACTCAAAAATTTGGTGGTGGCTTGATTTATAGCTCTAACTTTGATGGTGTAGGCGCTACAGCTAAACTTGGTAAAAAAGTGACATTAAATGGCGCTTATGGTTACATGACAGCAGGTCGTTTTGCTAAGACTAGTAAAGCTGATAATGGTGATGTAGGTCTTATCAATGCTAATGTAGCTGTTAATGATCACTTTGGTTTTGGTGGTATGTTTGCTCATGTAGGTACAACGAATGTACGTATGGGTAATGGCAAGAAAAATAACGAATTCGATAATGTATATGGATTTAATGCTAAGTATAATATTGGTAAATTTGGTATTGATGGCGAGTGGGTAAAAGCATCTGGCTTGAGTGATTCCGATATTTGGAACGTTGGCGTTAAATGGGGCGACTATAAAATTAATAAGAAGAACTCTTGGGCTATCCGATTAGATTACTTTGATCAAGCTAAGAATGCACCTGTATTTAAAACACAAAAATATGAATCTAATGATTTATTAAAGAAAACACGGTATGAAGGTTATAAAGCATGGCAATTAGGTGCATCCTACGCACCAGAGAAAAATATCGGCATTAATGCATACTACGGTTTCAATGCTAAAACACAAGAGGGTAATCGCGTAAATGATTACTATCGTGCGGATCTTAACTTTAAATTCTAA
- the narJ gene encoding nitrate reductase molybdenum cofactor assembly chaperone: MDDAQKIALIASFLLRYPDESWYNELGEWKEDTYSVEHPQLRQGLLEFFDYIEETDRKAFEDQYVRIFDFSRNTTMYLSTYELQGTGEQAEELVKYKAFFLENGYDLPKEMPDYIPAILELCAVIEPEKAREVYDYCKPKLEYIRDRLIEAKLTYAFLFDIILSVANGLEDGAR, encoded by the coding sequence ATGGATGATGCACAAAAAATAGCTCTCATTGCTTCTTTTTTGCTTCGGTATCCAGATGAATCTTGGTACAATGAACTTGGTGAATGGAAAGAGGATACTTACTCTGTTGAGCATCCTCAGCTTCGCCAAGGATTGCTAGAGTTCTTTGATTACATTGAAGAAACGGATCGTAAGGCCTTTGAAGACCAATACGTACGTATCTTTGACTTCAGCCGTAATACGACGATGTACTTATCGACTTACGAATTGCAAGGTACAGGGGAACAAGCAGAGGAACTCGTTAAATATAAAGCCTTCTTTCTAGAAAATGGCTATGATTTACCAAAGGAGATGCCTGACTATATTCCAGCTATTTTAGAGTTATGTGCAGTTATCGAACCTGAAAAGGCTCGTGAAGTGTATGATTATTGTAAACCAAAGCTAGAATATATTCGGGATCGATTGATCGAAGCAAAACTGACCTATGCATTCTTATTTGATATCATATTGTCGGTTGCAAATGGATTGGAGGACGGTGCACGATGA